The nucleotide window CCCTCGATCTCCTGCGGTGCAGGTCAGTATAATGCAAGTGGTGGAGGCTGCGATGCCGACCTATGACTATGGCTGCATGGACTGCCGCAAGCGGGCGTCGATCTACCAGACCTATGCTGACTACGGTACCCAGCCGGTCAGCTGCCCGAAGTGCGGCAGCGCCAACCTGAAGCGTTTGATCAACCGCGTCCGGGTCGTGCGCTCCGAGGAATCACGGATGGACTCGCTTTCCGATCCGAGCGATTGGGACTCGGTCGACGAGGACGATCCG belongs to Anaerolineales bacterium and includes:
- a CDS encoding zinc ribbon domain-containing protein, with amino-acid sequence MPTYDYGCMDCRKRASIYQTYADYGTQPVSCPKCGSANLKRLINRVRVVRSEESRMDSLSDPSDWDSVDEDDPRAMAHMMRRMGQEMGEDLPPEFDEVVDRMEAGEDPDQIEKDFPELASGGDGMGDD